Proteins encoded in a region of the Clostridium beijerinckii genome:
- a CDS encoding L-lactate permease produces MLFFKFLMAILPIIWLIVALSGLKMPGYKACSIALVLTMFLAIFFWKLNVVYTVTGVFEGVLNALWPICLVIVAALFTYNLILRTGAMDFIKEMLAGVSMDKRVLTLIIGWGFGNFMEGMAGFGTAVAIPASMLAGVGLNPFSAVIACLVANSTPTAFGSVGIPLVTLSAVTGVGSNTLAVNTVLIEGILCFISPFIMVCIVGGGIKALKGAFLVTLVAALSFTVPAYITATAVGAELPDIVGSICCMVCTVAAAKIFNKKPQDEYCIQINKKKEETALSFGKAVQAWCPFILIFVMLMATSTLCAPVHDAIAVFKTSTSVYAGKGGNTLTFSWINTPGIIILVAAVIGGLVQGAKISTILDVLRSTLKANWKTIVTICAVMSTAKVMGYSGMISDIASLLVVVTGGAYPLISPLIGAIGGFVTGSGTSTSVLFGGLQVQTAQNLGLSGAWMAAANTLGAGIGKMICPQSIAIGASAINQSGSESKILKSVFKYFVCYVVIAGIVCFVGTL; encoded by the coding sequence ATGTTGTTTTTTAAATTCTTAATGGCGATATTACCTATCATTTGGCTTATAGTTGCACTCAGTGGATTAAAAATGCCGGGTTATAAAGCTTGCTCTATTGCACTTGTTCTTACAATGTTTTTAGCTATTTTTTTCTGGAAATTAAATGTGGTTTATACTGTGACAGGAGTATTTGAAGGAGTACTCAACGCATTGTGGCCAATCTGTTTAGTTATCGTTGCAGCTTTGTTTACGTATAATTTAATTTTACGTACGGGTGCAATGGATTTCATAAAGGAAATGTTGGCCGGAGTTTCTATGGATAAAAGGGTTTTAACATTAATTATTGGATGGGGATTTGGTAACTTCATGGAAGGAATGGCTGGGTTTGGAACAGCAGTTGCTATTCCAGCATCTATGCTTGCTGGCGTTGGATTAAATCCATTTTCAGCAGTTATAGCTTGTTTGGTTGCTAACAGTACACCAACAGCATTTGGATCAGTAGGAATACCGCTTGTAACACTTTCAGCAGTAACCGGAGTTGGATCAAACACATTGGCAGTAAATACAGTACTAATTGAAGGAATTCTTTGTTTTATAAGTCCATTTATTATGGTATGCATCGTAGGTGGAGGAATAAAGGCATTGAAGGGAGCATTTCTTGTTACATTAGTTGCTGCATTATCATTTACAGTACCTGCTTATATTACAGCAACAGCAGTTGGAGCAGAACTTCCAGATATAGTAGGATCTATCTGTTGTATGGTATGTACAGTTGCAGCAGCAAAAATCTTTAATAAAAAGCCTCAAGATGAGTATTGTATTCAAATTAACAAGAAAAAAGAAGAAACAGCTTTATCATTTGGTAAAGCAGTACAAGCATGGTGCCCATTTATTTTAATCTTTGTAATGTTAATGGCTACATCAACATTATGTGCACCAGTTCATGATGCAATTGCAGTATTTAAAACAAGTACAAGCGTATATGCTGGCAAAGGTGGAAATACCCTAACATTTAGCTGGATTAATACACCAGGTATTATCATTCTTGTTGCAGCAGTGATTGGCGGTCTCGTTCAAGGCGCAAAAATATCAACAATACTTGATGTACTGCGTAGCACATTAAAAGCAAACTGGAAAACAATCGTTACAATTTGTGCAGTTATGTCAACGGCAAAGGTAATGGGGTATAGTGGAATGATTTCAGATATTGCAAGTCTTTTAGTTGTAGTAACTGGAGGAGCATACCCATTAATTTCTCCATTAATTGGAGCCATTGGAGGATTTGTAACTGGATCAGGTACATCAACCAGTGTTTTATTTGGAGGATTACAAGTTCAAACTGCGCAAAATCTTGGACTTTCTGGTGCATGGATGGCAGCAGCAAATACTCTTGGAGCAGGTATAGGAAAGATGATTTGTCCTCAAAGTATTGCAATTGGTGCAAGTGCAATTAATCAATCAGGTTCGGAAAGTAAAATTTTAAAAAGCGTATTTAAATATTTTGTTTGTTATGTAGTTATAGCTGGAATAGTATGTTTTGTTGGAACACTTTAA
- a CDS encoding electron transfer flavoprotein subunit beta/FixA family protein → MQILLCVKQVPDDSIEIHLDNEKKKPKLNGVSLVANAFDTYALELAVRFTEAHGGKVSVLTVGAEDSLNTLKNCIAVGAKEAFFVKDDLYADLDAMGTADVLADAIHKIEADKGEKFDLILCGKESTDEITGQVGAMLSEKLGTGYVSSAIEIDLKDNSMEIHQETEEGYNLVSLECPAVVTVSKPDYDPRYPTIKSKMASRKAVIPTYSAAEIGEVKQAKVRLIEYVAPPKKEAGIKIQEKDATLAVSAVMEQMKKDKAI, encoded by the coding sequence ATGCAGATTCTGTTATGTGTAAAACAGGTTCCAGATGATTCAATTGAAATCCATTTGGATAATGAAAAGAAAAAACCTAAATTAAATGGAGTCAGTTTGGTTGCAAATGCATTTGATACATATGCATTAGAGCTAGCGGTTCGTTTTACTGAGGCTCATGGAGGAAAAGTAAGTGTATTAACAGTTGGAGCAGAGGATTCTTTAAACACATTAAAAAATTGCATTGCTGTAGGAGCTAAAGAAGCATTTTTTGTAAAAGATGACTTATATGCAGATTTAGATGCTATGGGAACAGCTGATGTTTTGGCAGATGCTATTCACAAGATTGAAGCAGACAAAGGTGAAAAATTTGATTTGATTCTTTGTGGAAAAGAATCTACAGATGAAATTACTGGTCAAGTTGGAGCTATGCTTTCAGAAAAGTTAGGGACAGGCTATGTCAGCAGCGCTATTGAAATCGATTTAAAAGATAATTCTATGGAAATTCATCAAGAAACTGAAGAAGGATATAATTTAGTTTCACTAGAATGTCCAGCTGTAGTAACAGTAAGCAAGCCAGATTATGATCCACGTTATCCTACTATAAAAAGTAAGATGGCAAGCCGTAAGGCAGTAATACCAACTTATTCAGCAGCAGAAATTGGAGAGGTAAAACAAGCAAAAGTACGCTTAATAGAATATGTTGCACCTCCTAAGAAAGAGGCTGGTATCAAGATTCAAGAGAAGGATGCTACTTTAGCAGTAAGTGCTGTTATGGAGCAAATGAAAAAAGATAAGGCAATCTAA
- a CDS encoding ArsR/SmtB family transcription factor gives MENQNNLFECGDFEFYKTLFDPVRSEILKFLAINGKKNITEIAENFTQDRSVISRHLELMNRYKILNKEKLNRITFYEINSEYILEKFETTTNTLKEYIKNKV, from the coding sequence ATGGAAAATCAAAATAATTTATTTGAATGTGGTGATTTTGAATTTTATAAAACTCTTTTTGATCCTGTAAGAAGTGAAATCTTAAAGTTTCTCGCAATAAATGGAAAGAAAAATATCACAGAAATTGCAGAAAACTTTACTCAAGATAGGTCTGTTATTTCAAGACATTTGGAATTAATGAATCGATATAAAATCTTAAATAAGGAAAAGCTAAACAGAATCACTTTCTATGAAATTAATAGCGAATATATTCTTGAAAAATTTGAGACAACTACAAACACTTTAAAAGAGTATATCAAAAATAAGGTTTAG
- a CDS encoding electron transfer flavoprotein subunit alpha/FixB family protein, which produces MKALLFIETDGEKALGGSIELISAAKALDAEGTALVVGNKAIADIIAAFGIPVIFTDTATDCDTLTEVLSETVKEQNPDIVLLANTTLAKDVAPRIAGRMNLGCVSDVIGMSKADDKVIYTRPAYGGTILEHIEVEGTAVVTVRNGSFPKPEPTSNADVTEKKIEIPADAVKAKIIDTVKEISESVNLEEAEVIVSGGRGMGSAENFKLVEELARVLGGVVGATRPAIEDGWISRAHQVGQSGKIVAPKLYIACGISGATQHTSGMTGSNYIVAINKDEEAPIFEVANVAIVGNVNEILPIMIEEMKKAKAE; this is translated from the coding sequence ATGAAAGCATTATTATTCATTGAAACAGATGGAGAAAAGGCATTAGGTGGAAGTATTGAACTTATTAGTGCAGCAAAAGCATTAGATGCAGAAGGAACAGCTCTTGTAGTAGGGAATAAAGCTATTGCAGATATAATAGCAGCATTCGGAATTCCAGTTATTTTTACTGATACAGCGACAGATTGCGATACTTTGACAGAAGTATTATCAGAAACTGTTAAGGAACAAAATCCAGATATTGTTTTATTAGCTAATACAACACTTGCTAAAGATGTTGCACCACGTATTGCAGGTCGTATGAATTTGGGATGTGTAAGTGATGTAATAGGAATGAGTAAGGCTGATGATAAAGTTATATACACTAGACCAGCTTATGGCGGTACAATCTTAGAACATATTGAAGTAGAGGGAACAGCTGTAGTAACAGTTAGAAATGGAAGCTTTCCTAAACCAGAACCAACTTCAAATGCAGACGTTACAGAAAAGAAAATAGAAATTCCAGCTGATGCTGTTAAGGCAAAAATTATTGATACAGTAAAAGAAATTTCTGAATCTGTTAATTTAGAAGAAGCTGAAGTTATTGTTTCTGGTGGACGTGGAATGGGAAGTGCAGAAAACTTCAAACTAGTTGAAGAATTAGCACGTGTGCTTGGAGGCGTAGTAGGCGCAACAAGACCAGCAATTGAAGACGGTTGGATTTCTCGTGCACACCAAGTTGGACAATCAGGAAAAATCGTAGCACCAAAACTTTATATTGCGTGCGGTATTTCAGGAGCAACACAACATACATCAGGAATGACAGGCTCTAATTATATTGTAGCAATTAATAAAGATGAAGAAGCTCCAATTTTTGAAGTTGCTAACGTAGCAATTGTTGGAAATGTAAATGAAATCCTTCCAATTATGATCGAAGAAATGAAAAAAGCAAAAGCAGAATAA
- a CDS encoding FAD-binding oxidoreductase has translation MAEYNQLTEEIISKLQEAAPGHILTGADINDDYSHDEMPIYGKVAPQVVFMAHSTEEVAAVVKICNENKIPVTPRGAGTGLTGGAVPLLGGVLIDITKMNKIISYDLENFVVHVEAGVLLNDLAEDCLKQGLLYAPDPGEKFACLGGNVATNAGGMRAVKYGATRDYVRAMTVVLPTGEITKFGATVSKTSSGYSLLNLMIGSEGTLGIITELTLKVMPAPKVVASLIIPFENLDDCISTVPKFRMEHMNPQAIEFMEREIVLSSERYIGKSVFPQVIDGVTANAYLLVTIDAGNEDELNNLIEQASEIVLEAGAIDVLVADTPAKIKDAWAARSSFLEAIMAETKLLDECDVVVPVNKIAPYLAFVNKTGEECGLTIKSFGHAGDGNLHIYQCSNDLEEEEFKTRVDKFFKIIYEEAIKCGGLVSGEHGIGSGKMSYLADSVGEINMELMKGIKEVFDPNSIMNPGKVCCPIEN, from the coding sequence ATGGCTGAGTATAATCAATTGACAGAGGAGATAATCTCAAAATTACAGGAGGCAGCACCAGGACATATTTTAACAGGTGCTGATATAAATGACGACTATAGTCACGATGAAATGCCTATTTACGGAAAAGTAGCCCCACAAGTTGTGTTTATGGCACATTCCACAGAAGAAGTTGCTGCAGTGGTAAAAATATGTAATGAAAATAAAATACCAGTAACTCCAAGAGGAGCAGGAACAGGACTTACAGGTGGAGCAGTTCCACTACTTGGAGGAGTTTTAATTGATATTACAAAAATGAACAAAATAATTTCTTATGATTTAGAAAATTTTGTTGTTCATGTAGAAGCTGGAGTTCTATTAAATGATCTTGCAGAGGATTGTTTAAAACAAGGATTATTATATGCTCCAGATCCAGGTGAAAAGTTTGCTTGTTTAGGTGGAAATGTTGCAACAAATGCTGGTGGAATGAGAGCTGTTAAGTACGGTGCAACACGTGATTATGTACGTGCAATGACAGTTGTTCTTCCAACAGGAGAAATTACTAAATTCGGTGCTACAGTATCAAAAACAAGTTCGGGTTATAGCCTTTTAAATCTAATGATTGGTTCAGAAGGTACACTTGGAATTATTACAGAACTTACATTGAAAGTAATGCCAGCGCCAAAGGTAGTAGCAAGTTTAATTATTCCTTTTGAAAATTTAGATGATTGTATTTCTACTGTTCCAAAATTTAGAATGGAACACATGAATCCACAAGCGATAGAATTCATGGAAAGAGAAATTGTTTTATCTAGTGAAAGATATATTGGAAAGAGTGTATTCCCACAAGTAATTGATGGAGTTACTGCAAATGCTTATTTACTTGTTACTATAGATGCAGGTAATGAAGATGAATTAAATAATCTTATTGAGCAAGCAAGTGAAATAGTATTAGAAGCAGGAGCAATTGATGTTCTTGTAGCTGATACACCTGCAAAAATAAAAGATGCATGGGCTGCACGTTCAAGTTTCTTAGAAGCTATTATGGCAGAAACAAAATTGTTAGATGAATGTGATGTTGTAGTTCCAGTAAATAAAATAGCTCCTTATCTTGCTTTTGTAAATAAAACTGGTGAAGAGTGTGGATTAACTATTAAGAGTTTTGGACATGCAGGAGATGGAAATCTTCACATATACCAATGTAGTAACGATTTAGAAGAAGAAGAATTCAAAACAAGAGTTGATAAATTCTTTAAGATCATTTACGAAGAAGCAATCAAATGCGGTGGACTTGTTTCAGGTGAACATGGAATTGGTAGTGGAAAGATGAGTTATTTAGCTGATAGCGTTGGAGAAATAAATATGGAATTAATGAAAGGTATTAAAGAAGTATTTGATCCAAATTCTATTATGAATCCAGGTAAGGTATGCTGTCCAATAGAAAATTAA
- a CDS encoding nitroreductase family protein encodes MNLITVNEAKCIKCELCIKECPVAFLKMGLHGPEEIENNHCIACGHCTAICPNTAIDNKKSPLEDQIDLKDFTKLNEKQAEYFLRSRRSIRNYKTEPVSREKLTKLIDIARLAPTASNSQGISFIVVENKQLLEQALEISIQMIESSPLRHLVEEAIKSYREDGYDSVFRGAPNLIIATSDKNFPYARDNAVSSLTYLELYAPSLGLGSCWAGIFEHCIAIEDSPLLKLFNIPKDKKVVGAVMVGYPRYSYNRLVDRNPLDATFIE; translated from the coding sequence ATGAATCTTATTACTGTGAATGAAGCAAAATGTATAAAATGTGAGTTATGTATTAAAGAATGTCCTGTGGCTTTTCTAAAGATGGGTTTACATGGACCAGAAGAAATTGAAAACAATCATTGTATTGCCTGTGGACATTGCACTGCTATCTGTCCTAATACTGCGATAGATAATAAAAAATCGCCTTTAGAAGATCAAATTGATTTAAAAGATTTTACTAAACTAAACGAAAAGCAGGCAGAATATTTCTTAAGATCTCGCCGTTCCATAAGAAATTACAAAACTGAACCTGTGTCAAGAGAAAAATTGACGAAATTAATTGATATTGCAAGATTGGCTCCTACTGCAAGTAATAGTCAAGGCATATCCTTTATTGTGGTTGAAAATAAGCAATTACTTGAACAAGCTTTAGAGATTTCTATTCAAATGATAGAAAGCTCACCTTTAAGACATTTAGTAGAAGAAGCTATAAAAAGTTATAGAGAAGATGGATATGATTCAGTCTTCCGTGGTGCTCCCAATTTAATAATTGCAACATCAGATAAGAATTTTCCATATGCACGAGATAATGCTGTTTCATCACTAACTTATCTTGAATTATACGCCCCTTCATTAGGACTTGGATCATGCTGGGCTGGAATTTTCGAGCATTGCATAGCTATTGAAGACTCACCACTGCTTAAATTATTCAATATTCCTAAAGATAAAAAAGTCGTCGGTGCCGTTATGGTTGGATATCCAAGGTATAGTTATAATAGATTAGTTGATAGAAATCCATTAGACGCTACTTTTATAGAATAA